One segment of Tenrec ecaudatus isolate mTenEca1 chromosome 1, mTenEca1.hap1, whole genome shotgun sequence DNA contains the following:
- the HES3 gene encoding transcription factor HES-3: MGTDPESKSRAGPPGSFRKISKPLMEKKRRARINLSLEQLKSLLEKHYSHQIRKRKLEKADILELSVKYLESLQSSVYGIWPAPGGTEFPSGFRGGLPGVSPLLRRGEVGGCPRCPQVPEPAGSSTTDSVTHGSCPEAPALCRPCAHSVWAATRVPAAGGPRSLPPRLLLSGGPSDAPTGVPAPQTALRRCPESPGPELRVWRPW, translated from the exons ATGGGCACAGACCCCGAGTCGAAGAGCCGGGCTGGCCCACCTGGCAGCTTTCGAAAG ATCTCCAAGCCGCTGATGGAGAAGAAAAGGCGGGCCCGCATCAACCTGTCGCTGGAGCAGCTCAAGTCCCTGCTGGAGAAACACTATTCACACCAG ATCCGGAAGCGCAAACTGGAGAAGGCCGATATCCTCGAGCTTAGCGTCAAGTACCTGGAAAGCCTGCAGAGCTCCGTGTACG GGATCTGGCCAGCCCCGGGCGGGACCGAGTTTCCGTCGGGCTTCCGCGGCGGCCTGCCGGGCGTGAGCCCGCTGCTGCGGCGCGGGGAGGTGGGTGGCTGCCCGCGCTGCCCCCAGGTACCGGAGCCCGCGGGCAGCAGCACCACGGACAGCGTCACGCACGGCTCCTGCCCAGAGGCGCCCGCGCTGTGCCGCCCCTGCGCCCACTCCGTCTGGGCTGCCACTCGGGTTCCGGCTGCTGGTGGACCGCGGTCCCTGCCGCCCCGGCTGCTCCTCTCCGGTGGCCCTTCCGACGCGCCCACCGGCGTACCGGCGCCGCAGACAGCCCTGCGCCGCTGCCCGGAGAGCCCGGGACCGGAGCTGCGCGTGTGGCGGCCCTggtga
- the GPR153 gene encoding putative G-protein coupled receptor 153, with protein sequence MSEEPRLPGSAVGWLVCGGLSLLANAWGILSIGAKQKKWKPLEFLLCTLAATHMLNVAVPIATYAVVQLRRQHPDYEWNEGLCKVFVSTFYTLTLATCFSVTSLSYHRMWMVRWPVNYRLSNAKKQAVHTVMGIWMVSFILSALPAVGWHDTSERFYTHGCRFIVAEIGLGFGVCFLLLVGGSVAMGVVCTAITLFQTLVLQAWRRADHRSFTVPAIVVEDAQGKRRSSIDGSEPAKTSLQITGLVATVVIIYDCLMGLPVLVVSFSSLRADAAAPWMVLCVLWCSVAQALLLPAFLWACDHYRADVKAVWAKCMALMANDEESDDESSLEGGVPQDLVLERSLDYSYRTDFVALDRMAKYELSALEGGLPQLYQLRPLPKDKMQYLQVPPTRRFSHDDVDVWASVPLPALLPRWGSSEELAALAQLVLPVRRCGSLLALAEDAPPFRPRRRSAESLQSLRLLDGCSRRTANSTPGSPGCPRRRPGPGARSASASLLPDAFALTAFEREPQALRRPPAPPRSPGPGMPAAPQAPQGGALQPSLSLRPHLPTPLGPFRAGLSASWGEPGGLRMVGGGGSGSTSSFLSSPSESSGYVTLHSDSLGSAY encoded by the exons ATGAGTGAGGAGCCGCGGCTGCCTGGCAGCGCAGTTGGCTGGCTGGTGTGTGGCGGCCTCTCCCTGCTGGCCAACGCCTGGGGCATCCTCAGCATCGGGGCCAAGCAGAAGAAGTGGAAGCCGCTGGAGTTCCTGCTGTGCACACTGGCGGCCACCCACATGCTCAACGTGGCCGTGCCCATCGCCACCTACGCCGTGGTGCAGCTACGGCGCCAGCACCCCGACTATGAGTGGAACGAGGGCCTCTGCAAAGTGTTCGTCTCCACCTTCTACACCCTCACCCTGGCCACCTGCTTCTCCGTCACCTCCCTCTCTTACCACCGGATGTGGATGGTCCGCTGGCCGGTCAACTACCG GCTGAGCAACGCCAAGAAACAGGCGGTGCACACGGTCATGGGCATCTGGATGGTGTCCTTCATCCTATCGGCCCTGCCTGCCGTCGGCTGGCACGACACGAGCGAACGCTTCTACACCCACGGCTGCCGCTTCATCGTGGCCGAGATTGGCCTGGGCTTCGGCGTCTGCTTCCTCCTGCTGGTGGGCGGCAGCGTGGCTATGGGTGTGGTCTGCACCGCCATCACCCTCTTCCAGACACTGGTTCTGCAGGCCTGGCGCCGGGCCGACCACCGCTCCTTCACCGTGCCTGCCATCGTGGTGGAGGATGCCCAGGGTAAGCGCCGCTCCTCCATCGACGGCTCCGAGCCTGCCAAGACCTCGCTGCAGATTACGGGCCTCGTGGCCACCGTCGTCATCATCTACGACTGCCTCATGGGCCTCCCTGTGCTG GTGGTGAGCTTCAGCAGCCTGCGGGCAGATGCTGCGGCGCCCTGGATGGTCCTGTGTGTGCTGTGGTGTTCCGTGGCCCAGGCCCTGCTGCTGCCCGCCTTCCTCTGGGCCTGCGACCACTACCGCGCTGACGTCAAGGCTGTCTGGGCGAAGTGCATGGCCCTCATGGCTAATGATGAGGAGTCGGATGACG AGTCCAGCCTGGAGGGTGGGGTGCCGCAGGACCTGGTATTGGAGCGTTCTCTCGACTACAGCTACAGGACAGACTTTGTGGCCCTGGATAGGATGGCCAAGTACGAGCTCTCTGCACTGGAGGGAGGCCTGCCCCAACTCTACCAGCTCCGGCCCCTGCCCAAGGACAAGATGCAGTACTTGCAG GTGCCACCCACGCGGCGCTTCTCCCACGACGACGTGGACGTGTGGGCCTCCGTGCCGCTGCCCGCCCTCCTGCCGCGCTGGGGCTCCAGCGAGGAGCTGGCCGCCCTGGCGCAGCTTGTGCTCCCGGTGCGCCGCTGCGGCAGCCTGCTGGCCTTAGCCGAGGACGCGCCCCCGTTCCGCCCGCGCCGACGCTCCGCCGAGAGCCTGCAGTCGCTGCGGCTCCTGGACGGCTGCTCGCGCCGCACCGCCAACTCGACCCCCGGCAGCCCCGGCTGCCCGCGTCGCCGCCCCGGACCCGGAGCGCGCTCCGCCTCGGCCTCGCTGCTGCCCGACGCCTTTGCCCTGACGGCCTTTGAGCGCGAGCCGCAGGCCCTTCGCCGTCCGCCCGCGCCCCCGAGGTCCCCGGGGCCGGGGATGCCCGCCGCTCCGCAGGCGCCCCAAGGCGGTGCCTTGCAGCCGAGCCTGAGCCTCCGGCCGCACCTGCCAACGCCCCTCGGGCCCTTTCGCGCAGGCCTGAGCGCTTCGTGGGGCGAGCCCGGCGGTCTGCGCATGGTTGGCGGCGGGGGCAGCGGCAGCACCAGCAGCTTCCTGAGCTCGCCCTCCGAGTCCTCGGGGTATGTCACGTTGCACTCGGACTCGCTGGGCTCGGCGTATTAG